Proteins encoded together in one Kutzneria kofuensis window:
- the rsfS gene encoding ribosome silencing factor, whose product MAATDEARRLALVAAAAAADKKAHDIKVLDVSNQLVITDCFVIASAPNERQVGAIVDAVEEKMREAGTKPVRREGAREGRWVLLDFVDVVVHVQHTEERVFYGLERLWKDCPEIPFDDGSSEDGS is encoded by the coding sequence GTGGCAGCCACCGACGAGGCACGACGGCTGGCGCTGGTGGCCGCGGCAGCGGCCGCTGACAAGAAGGCGCACGACATCAAGGTGCTGGACGTGTCGAACCAGCTGGTGATCACGGACTGCTTCGTGATCGCGTCGGCGCCCAACGAGCGTCAGGTCGGCGCCATCGTGGACGCCGTCGAGGAGAAGATGCGGGAAGCCGGCACCAAGCCGGTCCGCCGCGAGGGTGCCCGCGAGGGCCGCTGGGTGCTGCTCGACTTCGTCGACGTCGTGGTGCACGTCCAGCACACCGAGGAACGTGTCTTCTACGGCCTGGAGCGGCTGTGGAAGGACTGCCCGGAGATCCCGTTCGACGACGGGTCCAGTGAGGACGGTTCATGA